The Halichondria panicea chromosome 14, odHalPani1.1, whole genome shotgun sequence genome contains a region encoding:
- the LOC135347302 gene encoding solute carrier family 15 member 4-like, whose translation MSKYRVRKFYSKGSYLVLAWMLLVSATAIASYSLLESVITDYPDWLGTIPLSLFLLLTFCLGLLANYKLQDYTIIRIGIISLFFATMVSSIYILILGSGLEHRFEKYRLLNEVVLCIAVCVILMALTCFVCTLQLGLDQMPDASSSSITSFIAWSMFSVSAGSWVGEFLDFALKDNCFGLVEDTISSIQLYSLCAALFASLILVLDLLFGKSWLIIEPNPPKSFTLIYCVLKFAAKHKAPLNRSALTYWEEDVPSRMDLGKSRYGGPFTTEQVEDVKSILRLFAMSLPLWLILFALAFNPTFHDISLQHRHIKFHNFTNCTSDMLFCFTYSGHLWSMIGILVYEFFIYPLFRDKLPSILKRIGVGSFLSLVLSIGFIILESFEAMGLIETVISFVSNGLLSALFLCAMLEFVCAQAPYNMRRLFAVYILINYGTASIAGIYGSGAIHPKNNTMVLILFGIKATISLLGFILYCLLAHWYKRRVRDEHYHVQTVVEEVYDRYLTTRNLD comes from the coding sequence ATGAGTAAATACAGAGTGAGAAAGTTCTACTCAAAGGGATCCTACCTTGTGCTAGCTTGGATGCTGCTTGTGAGTGCTACTGctattgctagctatagcttacTCGAGTCAGTTATTACAGACTATCCAGATTGGCTAGGTACAATACCACTGTCGTTATTTCTACTCCTAACATTTTGTCTCGGATTGCTAGCCAATTACAAGCTTCAAGATTACACAATAATAAGGATCGGAATTATCTCCCTATTTTTTGCAACAATGGTTTCCAGCATATACATCCTAATCCTAGGTTCTGGACTAGAACACCGCTTTGAAAAGTACAGACTTCTCAATGAAGTCGTACTCTGTATAGCGGTGTGTGTGATTTTGATGGCACTGACATGTTTTGTCTGCACactacaactaggcctggatcagatgcctgatgcatCATCTTCTAGCATCACTAGTTTCATCGCTTGGTCTATGTTCAGTGTAAGTGCTGGTAGCTGGGTTGGGGAGTTTTTGGATTTTGCCTTGAAGGACAACTGTTTCGGGTTAGTTGAAGATACAATAAGTAGTATCCAGCTTTATAGTCTGTGTGCTGCTTTATTTGCAAGTCTTATTCTTGTTCTCGACCTCCTTTTCGGTAAAAGCTGGTTAATTATCGAGCCTAACCCACCAAAATCATTTACATTGATCTACtgtgttctcaagtttgctgccaagcacaaagctcccctcaatcgcagtgctctcacatactgggaggaagacgtaccttcaagaatggacctgggaaagtcgagatacggtggaccattcactacagagcaagttgaagatgtgaaatcAATTCTACGATTGTTTGCTATGAGCCTACCATTGTGGTTAATACTGTTTGCACTTGCTTTTAATCCTACATTTCATGACATTTCACTACAACATCGACATATCAAGTTTCATAATTTCACCAACTGCACATCTGACATGCTTTTCTGTTTTACGTACAGTGGTCATTTGTGGTCTATGATCGGTATCTTGGTTTATGAATTCTTTATCTACCCGCTTTTCAGAGATAAACTTCCAAGCATTCTAAAAAGAATCGGTGTTGGTTCGTTCCTTTCTCTGGTTTTGAGCATAGGTTTTATTATTCTAGAATCATTTGAGGCAATGGGATTGATAGAAACTGTTATATCTTTTGTATCAAATGGTTTGCTGTCAGCTCTTTTTCTTTGTGCTATGCTGGAGTTTGTTTGTGCTCAGGCTCCATACAATATGCGGAGATTATTTGCTGTGTATATCCTTATTAATTATGGGACCGCTTCAATTGCTGGCATTTATGGAAGCGGTGCAATTCACCCCAAAAATAATACAATGGTACTGATACTgtttggaatcaaggctactattagtctgcttggattcatcctgtactgcctcctggctcacTGGtataagaggagagttagagacgagcaCTATCATGTACAAactgttgtggaggaggtctatgatcgatatctAACAACTCGTAATCTAGATTGA
- the LOC135347303 gene encoding solute carrier family 15 member 4-like: protein MSCKYGVRKFYSKGAYLVIAWTLLVSATAIASYSLIESVSTDYPIWLGAIPLSLFLLLTFWLGLLANYKLQDYTIIRIGIISLFFVAMVSSIYVLILGSGLEHRFEKYRLLNEIVYCIVGCVFLVAMTCFVCTLQLGLDQMPDASSSSITSFIAWFVFSTSAGRWIGEFLEFVLKGNCFGLVEVTITSIQLYSLCAALFASLILVLDLLFAKSWLIIEPNPPKSFTLIYCVLKFAAKHKAPLNRSALTYWEEDVPSRMDLGKSRYGGPFTTEQVEDVKSILRLLAMSPPLWLISFALAFNPTFHDAALQHRHIKFHNFTNCTSDMLFSFTYSGNLWSMIGILVNEFFIYPLFKDRLPSILKRIGVASFFSLVLSIGFIILESFQVMEMVETVISFVSNGLLSTLFLCAILELVCAQAPYNMRRLFAVYMLINYGTASIAGIYGSGAIHPKNNAMVLILFGIKAAISLLGFILYCLLARWYKRRVRDEDYHVQTVVEEVYDRYLTPRNLD from the coding sequence ATGAGTTGTAAATACGGAGTGAGAAAGTTCTACTCAAAGGGAGCCTATCTTGTGATAGCTTGGACACTGCTTGTGAGTGCTACTGctattgctagctatagcttaaTCGAGTCGGTCTCTACAGACTATCCAATTTGGCTAGGTGCAATACCACTGTCGTTATTTCTACTCCTAACATTTTGGCTCGGATTGCTAGCCAATTACAAGCTTCAAGATTACACAATAATAAGGATCGGAATTATCTCCCTATTTTTTGTAGCAATGGTTTCCAGCATATACGTCCTAATTCTAGGTTCTGGGCTAGAACATCGCTTTGAAAAGTACAGACTTCTCAATGAaattgtatactgtatagtgggGTGTGTGTTTTTGGTGGCAATGACATGTTTTGTCTGCACactacaactaggcctggatcagatgcctgatgcatCATCTTCTAGCATCACTAGTTTCATCGCTTGGTTTGTGTTCAGTACAAGTGCTGGTAGATGGATTGGGGAATTTTTGGAATTTGTCTTGAAGGGCAACTGTTTCGGGTTAGTTGAAGTTACAATAACTAGTATCCAACTTTATAGTCTGTGTGCTGCTTTATTTGCAAGTCTTATTCTTGTTCTCGACCTCCTTTTCGCTAAAAGCTGGTTAATTATCGAGCCTAACCCACCAAAATCATTTACATTGATCTACtgtgttctcaagtttgctgccaagcacaaagctcccctcaatcgcagtgctctcacatactgggaggaagacgtaccttcaagaatggacctgggaaagtcgagatacggtggaccattcactacagagcaagttgaagatgtgaaatcAATTCTACGATTGCTGGCTATGAGCCCACCCTTGTGGTTAATCTCGTTTGCACTTGCTTTTAATCCAACATTTCATGACGCTGCACTACAACATCGACATATCAAGTTTCATAATTTCACCAACTGCACATCTGACATGCTTTTCTCTTTTACGTACAGTGGTAATTTGTGGTCTATGATCGGTATCCTGGTTAATGAATTCTTTATCTACCCGCTTTTCAAAGACAGACTTCCAAGTATTCTAAAGAGAATCGGTGTTGCTTCTTTCTTTTCTCTGGTTTTGAGCATAGGTTTTATTATTCTAGAATCATTTCAGGTAATGGAAATGGTAGAAACTGTTATATCTTTTGTGTCAAATGGTTTGCTGTCAACTCTTTTTCTTTGTGCCATACTggagttagtttgtgctcaggctccatacaacatgcgaAGATTATTTGCTGTGTATATGCTTATTAATTATGGGACAGCTTCAATTGCTGGCATTTATGGAAGCGGTGCAATTCACCCAAAAAATAATGCAATGGTACTGATACTGTTTGGAATCAAGGCTGCTatcagtctgcttggattcatcctgtactgcctcctggctcgctggtataagagaagagttagagacgaggactatcATGTACAAactgttgtggaggaggtctatgatcgatatctAACACCTCGTAATCTAGATTGA